The genomic stretch TTTGGAACAAGCAGGCGATCGCGCCAATGGTGCGGTCCTGGCAAGCGACGGCTTTTTCCCCTTTGACGATACCGTACGTAATGCGGCAACTCAGGGCATTCAAGCAATCGTTCAACCAGGGGGAAGTTTGCGCGATAACGATTCTATTGCCGCTGCCAACGAACTGGGTATCCCTATGATTCTCACTAACGTACGTCACTTTTTGCATTGATATTGCTAGAATCCTTTGTAAGGGGTGGGCGGTGCCCACCCTACTGGTTGAAAAATTATCCCAGATTCATGGGATCTACATCCACTGTTACGCTTACAGCCGCGGGACACTGACGGTGCAAATCTTCAATATCCGGCAATTGTAATCTCCGATGGCGATCGCATTTCAACAAAATTTGCCAGCGATAACGTTTCGCCACGCGAACAATCGGTGCCGGTGCCGGTCCCAACAAATCGATTCCCAATTCCCCTTCTTCTTCTTCTTGTTCGGGAATCTGCAAAACCTCCCGCAAATAAGCCGCCAGCCGTTCCGACACCGCTTCCACTTCCTCTGCATGGTAGCCACTCACAGATAGCAACACCAACTGCCCGTAGGGAGGATAGCCCAAAGCTTGCCGCTGTTCCAACTCCGACGCCACAAAAGCCTCGTAATCGTAGCGCGCCACCGCCTCAATGGCCGGATGGTTGGGGGTATAGGTTTGCAAAATCGCCCGACCCGGATCTTCTCCCCTGCCAGCACGACCGGCTACCTGCGTTAACGTTTGAAATGCCCGTTCGCTGGCGCGGTAGTCAGAAATATTCAACAAACCATCTGCCGCCACAATTCCCACCAACGTTACTTGCGGTAAGTCTAACCCCTTGGTGAGCATTTGCGTTCCCACCAGCAGTTTCCCTGCCCCCCGGGCAAATCGGTCCAACAACGCCCGATGGGCCCCTTTGGTGCGTGTCGTATCGCTGTCGAAGCGAATCGCACTCAACTGGGGGAATTTTTTGTGCAACTCTTGCATAACGCGCTGGGTGCCAGTGCCGAAATGTTTTAAATAAGGAGAGCCGCATGCCGGGCACTGTTGGGGATGGACTTGCATGAAATTGCAGTAGTGGCAGCGCAACCACTCGCTGGCCCCTTCGTGGGTGTAGTGGTAAGCCAGGGAAACATCGCAGTTGGGACATTCCACCACGTAACCGCAACTGCGGCAGGAAACAAAGGTACTGTGACCGCGCCGGGGAATGAACAGCATGCCCTGGGCGTTGCTATTTTCTAGTTTTTGTAAGGCCGATTGCAGGTTGCGGCTAAAAATCGAACGGTTCCCCTGACGCAGTTCGTTGCGCATATCCACAACTTCGATATCTGGTAGGGGACGTGCGTGAATTCTTTCTGGTAAAGATAAGTAATAAGTTGGAGGTGATGTTTGAGATGCTGCGGTTTCCGGGGGCAAGTAACCGCGAATTTGCGCCCAAGTTTCAATCGATGGGGTCGCAGAACCCAAAAGTAAGGGACAGGATTCTAACTCGGCACGCCATTGAGCTACGGTTCGGGCGTGGTAAGTGGGAGTACGGTCTTGTTTGTAGCTGGCGTCGTATTCTTCGTCTAAGACAATACAACCGAGATTTTTGAGGGGGGCAAAAATGGCTGTACGGGTGCCGATAACTACTTGTGGCGTATCTTCCAGCATCTGTCGCCAGGCATCGAAACGTTCCCCGTCGCTGAGGGCGCTGTGGTACACGCAAACGCGATCGCCAAAACGCGCCCGAAATCGGTCTGTCAGTTGCGGCGTTAACCCAATTTCCGGCACCAACACAATGGCAGATTGCCCGGCTGCTAGGATAGGCGCGATCGCTTGCAGGTAAACCTCGGTTTTCCCGGAACCGGTGATTCCGTGCAGCAAAACCTGCCCGTAGCCATCCAATTCCCAAATTGTCTCCAATGCATATTTTTGCGATTCTGTCAAGGCTTTGGCACGATCCCGTTGGTGGGTGCCTTCCTGGGGAGAACGCAATCTTTCCCGCTGGGTAATTTCCACGCATCCCTTCTCTTGCAGCTTCTTCACCACCGAAGAACTGGTACGGCAAATTTGCAGCAATTCCTGCAACCACATATCGCCACCGCTGCGGCGCAAAACCTGTAAAACCTCCTGCTGCCGGGGAGTTAAATCTTCCGCCGGTAGATCCGATACCAACGTCACCGCCTGCTGCACCTTGGGCGTAGAATGCCTAGGAGGTTCCAAATAGCTTTCTACCCATCCCAGTTTTAACAATTCTCGAATGCCGCGATCGGCACGATGGACCTGTTTGCGCAAATATTTCCAAGTATAATCCCCCGTTTTCGACTGTTGCAGCAACGCCAAAACTTCCTGCGCTGGCTGGCTGAGAAATATGGTTTGGCAGGGGCGGTAGTGGTTGCTTAACCGCAGGCGACGGGAACTTTTCCCCAACAATCCCGGCGGCAGTGCCGTGCGAATTACCGACATCAACGGGGCGTAGTAATAATGGGCTACCTTTTCCAGCAATTGCCAGTAGGTAGGGCGAAAAAATCCCGCTACCACCACATCCTCCACCAATCGCACGGTATCGGCACTGAGATGGCTGGGCAATTCTTGACGGCGGCGAATCGCGATCGCGCCCATCTGCTGGGAAGCAAAAGGAACTGATAAAATATCCCCCGGCTGCACTTCCAAACCATCGGGAATCTGATAAGTATACAGCGACTGCTGGGTTTGTGAACTCGCTTGCGGTACATCCACCAACACATCCACCCATTGCGGTTTCGGTGCGTTGCTGCTCCAACCAGCCGCATCGTAATTCCCCGCCGGCGTTGCCACCACAGCAGGAATCCTATTGATTCTGTCAGTTTGGAAGCTGTAATCCATTGTCAATCGAAGCAACAACAAGTCATGGAAATCAGCGAATCGAGCTCTCTACCTTCTACCGTCAATATTCGACCCGCCACTCCCGACGATGCGGAAGCCATATTTCAGCTTATTCTAGCGCTAGCCGATTACGAAGAACTCTCCCACGAGGTCAAAGGAAGTCCGGCGCTGCTGAAAAAACATCTGTTCGGAGAGCGTCCATATGCAGAATGTATTGTAGCAGACCTAGATGGCAAGCTCGTGGGGCAGGCACTATTTTTTCATAATTTTTCTACATTCCTGGCACAGCCCGGGTTGTATCTAGAAGATTTGTTTGTTTTGCCAGCCTACCGCCGCCAGGGCATTGGTACGGCTTTGTTGCGATATGTGGCGAATATAGCTGTAGAACGGGGTTGCCATCGTTTGGATTGGCAGGTTTTGGCTTGGAACCAATCCGCGATCGCATTTTACCAGCGTATCGGTGCCCATGTTTTTGCCGAATGGCGCACTTGCCGGGTGACTGGAGATACGTTGCAGCAGCTAGCCCATATTTCCCGATCTTAAGGGTGCCAGCGCAGATTGGCTTGGGCATTGCGCCGCCACATGTGGGGTTTAATCCGACGCAGGGCAGACCCCCGAAAGCGCCGATCCCATTCTTCCTCAGAGATTTTGGCTAAATCTTGCAAATCCGGAGAAAGGTTATCTGGGTAGGGGTGAAAGTCTTCAATATCCGTTTCGGTGGCAAACCGAATGTTCCAAGGGCAAACATCCTGGCAAATATCGCACCCGGCGACCCAACCTTGCATGTGGGGGTGAATCTCTTCGGGGAGGGTTTCGGCGCGATTTTCAATGGTGTGGTAGGCAATGCAGCGGTTGGCGTCTACCACAAAGGGTTGGGTAATGGCATCGGTGGGGCAAGCTTCCAGACAGCGGGTGCAAGTACCGCAATGTTCCGTATGCGGCGTATCGGGTGGTAAATCCAAATTGGTTAAAATTTCCGCTAAAAACACCCAAGAACCGTATTGCCTGGTAATTAGATTCCCGTTTTTGGCAATCCATCCCAATCCAGCACGTTCTGCCCATACTTTATCTTGGACAGGACCGGTGTCTACATAGGTGCGTACTTCGATGTCTTTCGATTGCGCGCGCAGCCAGCGTGCCATGGCTTTGAGTTTTTTACTGGCTACTTTGTGGTAATCCCTTCCCCAGGCGTAGCGGGAGATTTTGGCTTTTTGGGGATTCTCGGAATGCTGGTGGTTGGTGTAGTAGTTTAAAGCCAGCGAAATAATTGATTTTACCGATGGCATCACCAGGCGAATATTTTGGCGTTTGGGATTGGCCATCCAATCCATATCCGCCTGATATCCCTGGTTTAGCCAGGATTGTAAATGTTTTTGAACCTTTCCATCGCCATCGCTTTCTACACGGGCAATGCCTACCAGGTGAAAGCCTTCAGCCCTGGCCTGCTCTTTGATTTGCTCTGCCGTTACCATAAAAATCGCAGCCCTACTATAAGCTATCTTTGCTGCTATGATATTTAAATTTTATTTGCACATCGTAAAAAAAGTTTACATAATAGGAGCAGATACTCAATCTCCTCCCAATTTTACTGTCGTTTTCTAGCTGGGGTAAACCGCTATGGCTACTACTACCAACACCAACTTCGTCAAAACCTTTGTTTCCACTACACCGGAAACCGTTAGCAACGCCATCCAACAGTTTCAACGCCTCAAAACCGACGACCAACTAGCCGCCCTCTGGTTTATTTACCTGCAAACCGGCATTTCCATCACCCCCGCCGCTCCTGGGGCTGCCCGCTTGCAATTGGCCGCTGGCTTGCTCGACCAGGTAAAAAGCATGACCCACGAGCAACAACTACAGTTTATGCGCGACCTTGCCAACCAAGTAAATACGCCAGCCACCCGCGCCTACGGAGTTCTCAGCGCCAACACCAAACTCGGCTTCTGGTATCGTTTGGCTGAATGGATGGAAGATGGCACGGTCATCCCCATGCCCCAAGGATACAAAATGTCTCCGGAAGCTTCAGCCCTTGTCTCCAAGCTGGAACAGCTAGATTTCAACCAACAAATCACCATCTTGCGTCAAGTGGTGGTGAATATGGGAGTCGATCCCCTCGCCTAAAACGCTACTGCAGCCACTAGAAAATTGTTAAGGAATAAGAAAACCTTTTTGGTTTGGATTCTCCTCGACTTGCAATTTGCCGAATGTCAGGAAGTCACCTTCCTGGCATTTCCCCTTTCCCAATAGCCACAACCACCGGAATCGTACATGTCTTTTTCTCAACTTGCACAAACAGAAATTCAGATTGTTGGCGTTGACCAGCCTTTGGTCAAACGGTATTTTCAAACGTTCAATGCTGGCCATTTTGACGCCACGGCCAATTTGTTCGCCGCTCAAGGAGAACTCCATCCCCCTTTTGAAAAGCCAGTGCTGGGAAACCAAGCGATCGCTGCCTATCTCCATCGAGAAGCCCAGGGGATGAACCTCGTTCCCGAACGGGGATTTGCGGAAACCCTAGACAACGGCGAAGTGCAAGTATATGTCCAAGGATACGTCAAAACCCCTCTGTTTGGCGTCAATGTGGGGTGGTTGTTTTTGCTAAACGCTGAAGCCAGCCAAATCCATGCCGTGGGCGTGAAACTGTTGGCCTCTTGGGAAGAACTGGCGAAACTCCCACGATAAGCTACGCTACGGCGTCTTGCTGCCAGGAAGATTCCAACATCCGGCGACCCAGGTCCATATCTTTTTCGGAACACTGCCAATCGGGATGGGCTGTCATCAGCAAGCTATCCAGGGTTTCCATATCGAACAAATGCCAAACTGGAGCACCCTGGTTCTCGGTAGCGATCGCAAAACAGTTAGAGCTAATGCAAAGTAGTTGTACCTGGCGATCGCGGTTTCCCAGTTCCATGATTTCTCCCGATTTCAGGGCGCGGAACTGGCGCATTTTCTGCTTGAACTCCTCAAAGGAACCAGCGTTTAACCCAGGTAGTTTTACCATCCAATCGCGATCGCCGTTAACCGCAATCCAGTAGTTGCGCAGCGGATCGATTCCTTCCAACCAGGGAAGTTCGTCATCGAGGCGATAGCGGGGGGCTAGAGGAAATAGAGGATACATAAGCGTTTTTTCAAACTCTACAGCCAAGTCTAGAAAAGATATATCAATTGAACACAAACAAAAATCGTAATGAGAAAACCGCAAAACCGATTTTCCCAACTTCGATTGGGCTTGGGATCGCTACCATCCCTTCCTGCCATCGGAAAAATTAAGCGGTCGATCGATAATATGAGGCAAATTTCCCGCAGAAACAAGGCAATTTAATAAAAATTAGAAAAACTGGAGGATAGCTTAATAAAAAGTAATAAATAAACCACCGGCGCGATCGCTTCCTCATCTGGGTTCGATTTCCCCGCGACAACGCCCTTCCTGACACCTCAGGCGCTGCTGGCGTTGGCAAGAAATCGTTTCCAAATCCGGTCTTCCCGTGAGTGGCAAGCGCCAATTTGCCCATATCTGGTACAACTTATTAGCAATGGGAGCGACCAGCGGCCATTTGGTAGGTGCGTAAATCCAACCCATGCCTAACGTTTTGTAAACCTGGCGAAAAACTTCCAAATCACGAACCACCGTGCCATCCGCCAAAATGGCATGGATACGCCCCATAGCCGCTTCAAAATCAACGCCACCGTGTTCGCTTGGGTCGTAGCTATCTTGAGAAATATCGACAAAAGCAACCAAACCTCGACCTCTGTCCTTCTTTTGCAAAAAGTTGACTTCTCGCATACAGAAAGGACACTCGCCATCGTACAGCAACTTAATGCGCCACGATGGGGATGCTGTCACCTGTTTGATTTGGTCTTGGTTTGGACGAGGATAGTGAGTCACGATCGTTTCCAGCAGCCAGCAAATCCGCCCCTAAAAGTATTAGGTTGGCAAACAAAAATGCAGAACTGCTTGTATTTTTTCTGCAGTATCCATGGTAACGTAATTAATTTGACAGTTGAAGGCCGCTAGATACGAGCATTGTAGAAACGCACGCTTATCAATTTGGTTTGCTCTTGGTATCTTTTTTGGAATCGTCTACCGTTTCCTGCAATTTCTCTTTTTCCGGAATGCCTTCAGTCGCGTAATCAACCCGTAAAGAACGCCACAAGCCATAGGCTGCCACCAACAAGAAAATCGACATCGGCAATCGGTGTAGTTAGCGAGGCCGTACGTAAAGCTTGCAAACCGCCAAAATACAACAAAGTCCCGGCTACCGTACCTTCAGCCAAAGCCCAAAACAGGCGTTGAACCTTAGGAGGATTGGGATGCCCTCCCGAAGTTACCATATCGTCTACCAGCGAACCAGAATCAGAGGAAGTAACGAAAAACACAATCGTCAGAATTGTAGACAATCCCCAAGTTAACAGGTGCCAAGGAAGATTTTCCAAGACAGCAAACATAGCCAAGGCTTGGTTTTGCTGAATTTGCTCGGTGACACCTCCCGGACCGTACAATTGTTGGTACAAACCAGTTCCCCCCATAGCAGAAAACCAGAGAAAACCGCTGAGACTGGGAACTAAAAGGTTGGTAGCGATGAACGAACGGATGGTACGCCCTTTAGAAATGCGAGCCACAAAAACCCCGACAAAAGGCGACCAAGAAATCCACCAGCTCCAGTAGAATAAAGTCCAGTTGGCTTGCCATTCGTCTTCGGGTCCGGGATTGATATGAAAGCTAGTGAACGGTAGGTTTTGCAAGTAGTAGCCCAAGCCGTCGGTAAAAACTTCTAGGATGAATACAGTGGGTCCGGTGACCAGAACAAAAGCAAAGATAACAATGGTTAGACCGATATTAAATCGGCTCAGAAATTGAATGCCTCGG from Geitlerinema sp. PCC 9228 encodes the following:
- the priA gene encoding primosomal protein N' translates to MDYSFQTDRINRIPAVVATPAGNYDAAGWSSNAPKPQWVDVLVDVPQASSQTQQSLYTYQIPDGLEVQPGDILSVPFASQQMGAIAIRRRQELPSHLSADTVRLVEDVVVAGFFRPTYWQLLEKVAHYYYAPLMSVIRTALPPGLLGKSSRRLRLSNHYRPCQTIFLSQPAQEVLALLQQSKTGDYTWKYLRKQVHRADRGIRELLKLGWVESYLEPPRHSTPKVQQAVTLVSDLPAEDLTPRQQEVLQVLRRSGGDMWLQELLQICRTSSSVVKKLQEKGCVEITQRERLRSPQEGTHQRDRAKALTESQKYALETIWELDGYGQVLLHGITGSGKTEVYLQAIAPILAAGQSAIVLVPEIGLTPQLTDRFRARFGDRVCVYHSALSDGERFDAWRQMLEDTPQVVIGTRTAIFAPLKNLGCIVLDEEYDASYKQDRTPTYHARTVAQWRAELESCPLLLGSATPSIETWAQIRGYLPPETAASQTSPPTYYLSLPERIHARPLPDIEVVDMRNELRQGNRSIFSRNLQSALQKLENSNAQGMLFIPRRGHSTFVSCRSCGYVVECPNCDVSLAYHYTHEGASEWLRCHYCNFMQVHPQQCPACGSPYLKHFGTGTQRVMQELHKKFPQLSAIRFDSDTTRTKGAHRALLDRFARGAGKLLVGTQMLTKGLDLPQVTLVGIVAADGLLNISDYRASERAFQTLTQVAGRAGRGEDPGRAILQTYTPNHPAIEAVARYDYEAFVASELEQRQALGYPPYGQLVLLSVSGYHAEEVEAVSERLAAYLREVLQIPEQEEEEGELGIDLLGPAPAPIVRVAKRYRWQILLKCDRHRRLQLPDIEDLHRQCPAAVSVTVDVDPMNLG
- a CDS encoding GNAT family N-acetyltransferase; the encoded protein is MEISESSSLPSTVNIRPATPDDAEAIFQLILALADYEELSHEVKGSPALLKKHLFGERPYAECIVADLDGKLVGQALFFHNFSTFLAQPGLYLEDLFVLPAYRRQGIGTALLRYVANIAVERGCHRLDWQVLAWNQSAIAFYQRIGAHVFAEWRTCRVTGDTLQQLAHISRS
- the queG gene encoding tRNA epoxyqueuosine(34) reductase QueG, which codes for MVTAEQIKEQARAEGFHLVGIARVESDGDGKVQKHLQSWLNQGYQADMDWMANPKRQNIRLVMPSVKSIISLALNYYTNHQHSENPQKAKISRYAWGRDYHKVASKKLKAMARWLRAQSKDIEVRTYVDTGPVQDKVWAERAGLGWIAKNGNLITRQYGSWVFLAEILTNLDLPPDTPHTEHCGTCTRCLEACPTDAITQPFVVDANRCIAYHTIENRAETLPEEIHPHMQGWVAGCDICQDVCPWNIRFATETDIEDFHPYPDNLSPDLQDLAKISEEEWDRRFRGSALRRIKPHMWRRNAQANLRWHP
- a CDS encoding orange carotenoid protein N-terminal domain-containing protein, whose amino-acid sequence is MATTTNTNFVKTFVSTTPETVSNAIQQFQRLKTDDQLAALWFIYLQTGISITPAAPGAARLQLAAGLLDQVKSMTHEQQLQFMRDLANQVNTPATRAYGVLSANTKLGFWYRLAEWMEDGTVIPMPQGYKMSPEASALVSKLEQLDFNQQITILRQVVVNMGVDPLA
- a CDS encoding nuclear transport factor 2 family protein; its protein translation is MSFSQLAQTEIQIVGVDQPLVKRYFQTFNAGHFDATANLFAAQGELHPPFEKPVLGNQAIAAYLHREAQGMNLVPERGFAETLDNGEVQVYVQGYVKTPLFGVNVGWLFLLNAEASQIHAVGVKLLASWEELAKLPR
- a CDS encoding DUF393 domain-containing protein, which produces MTHYPRPNQDQIKQVTASPSWRIKLLYDGECPFCMREVNFLQKKDRGRGLVAFVDISQDSYDPSEHGGVDFEAAMGRIHAILADGTVVRDLEVFRQVYKTLGMGWIYAPTKWPLVAPIANKLYQIWANWRLPLTGRPDLETISCQRQQRLRCQEGRCRGEIEPR
- a CDS encoding BCCT family transporter, with the translated sequence MPLAPRSLLYPLLGNGIRGAPGHAVDVLCTVGTLFGVATSLGLGSKQVNAGLSVIFGMPQGTQPQLLLIAAITAVATISVVSGIHRGIQFLSRFNIGLTIVIFAFVLVTGPTVFILEVFTDGLGYYLQNLPFTSFHINPGPEDEWQANWTLFYWSWWISWSPFVGVFVARISKGRTIRSFIATNLLVPSLSGFLWFSAMGGTGLYQQLYGPGGVTEQIQQNQALAMFAVLENLPWHLLTWGLSTILTIVFFVTSSDSGSLVDDMVTSGGHPNPPKVQRLFWALAEGTVAGTLLYFGGLQALRTASLTTPIADVDFLVGGSLWLVAFFTG